Proteins encoded within one genomic window of bacterium (Candidatus Blackallbacteria) CG13_big_fil_rev_8_21_14_2_50_49_14:
- a CDS encoding NGG1p interacting factor NIF3 has translation MKLWDIYKFSVELGIQTDPRGPEAVAQELERRCKAFDQLSAAEKEWFDTDQLTNPYPDTRILQGAVDREIKHLFVGIDIGVSELLLVDRLNQKGTGIDAVMAHHPEGLALTTLHQAMDLQTDIFHGHGVPINVADQILQREADKTHFEISVGNYNRVVDAARLLELPMLTSHTTTDNLVQHYIEQKIASAQPRLISEIMELLSHEPEYNEARKLEAGPRLLSGSPDNRCGKIMVDMTGGTDAGTEIYEKLGQAGIGTIVAMHLSPGVREVLEKAHVNIVLAGHMSSDSLGLNLFMDQLEARGLKITAGSGFTRFKRDPETRKLLS, from the coding sequence ATGAAACTCTGGGATATTTATAAATTCAGCGTTGAACTCGGCATTCAGACAGACCCCCGTGGGCCTGAAGCTGTGGCACAGGAGCTTGAGCGCCGCTGCAAAGCCTTTGATCAACTCAGCGCCGCTGAAAAAGAATGGTTTGACACCGACCAGCTCACCAACCCCTACCCCGATACCCGCATTCTGCAAGGGGCTGTCGATCGCGAAATCAAACACCTCTTTGTCGGCATTGATATCGGCGTATCCGAGCTGCTGCTGGTAGATCGCCTCAACCAAAAAGGGACGGGCATTGACGCCGTCATGGCCCACCACCCCGAAGGCCTGGCCCTGACCACTCTGCACCAGGCCATGGATCTGCAAACCGATATTTTTCACGGCCACGGTGTCCCGATCAATGTGGCCGATCAGATTCTGCAACGCGAAGCCGACAAAACCCATTTTGAGATCAGCGTGGGCAACTATAACCGCGTGGTTGATGCCGCCCGCCTGCTGGAACTGCCGATGCTGACCTCGCATACCACCACCGACAATCTGGTGCAGCACTATATCGAGCAAAAAATCGCAAGTGCTCAGCCCCGCCTCATTTCAGAGATCATGGAATTGCTCTCTCATGAACCGGAATACAATGAAGCCCGAAAACTTGAAGCTGGCCCCCGCCTGCTGAGTGGCAGCCCCGACAACCGCTGCGGCAAAATCATGGTCGATATGACCGGCGGCACTGATGCAGGCACAGAGATCTACGAAAAACTCGGCCAGGCGGGCATTGGTACGATTGTGGCCATGCACCTCTCCCCCGGCGTGCGCGAAGTGCTTGAAAAAGCCCATGTCAATATTGTTCTGGCCGGCCATATGTCAAGCGACTCCCTGGGTCTGAATCTCTTCATGGATCAGCTCGAAGCCCGTGGCCTGAAAATCACGGCAGGCTCAGGTTTTACCCGTTTCAAACGCGACCCTGAAACCCGCAAACTGCTGAGCTGA